A genomic stretch from Lottiidibacillus patelloidae includes:
- a CDS encoding SNF2 helicase associated domain-containing protein, with product MLSIEIIKNMFPDSFYRRGLQYYHQFRVEQLSNSEKDGHWTAKVAGSKLYNVEVDIFEDEFFYNCTCSAYEEYQSCKHCVAVLLEIANKLGEKSTVNKLKVSETNTPLFSDGKEEQQIKSEDSLSQLSTNLIDLFAEDDFESTTSTIGEPIKVEYSLKPDYNQANGTLFTVEMKIGIERLYVVKNLKELLDYIENKKEYYFSKSFSYDPYLHSFHKEDLEIFQLLAKINKSETFFNSRSAWNISTKQKGITLPPLFADELISLLHERNCKLQNGDEEFNHFKWTSEKLPFTFSLIQEEENYLLELQKSSLVEYMSKYGYMLVDNAVYKLSDQQQQVMHRINNSIDLESTTAIPIKQEDIGLFLSHVVPSLEMICNVEMSPEVRSSITNPPLVAKLFLEIDIVRITAKLEYHYGEDIILPFNEENISNQEQILIRDVKKERKIMKLIELSSFKFNGVDLYLEDDDDIFTFLYDILPKLEKIVSVFSTGEVSPLLNREQIKPEIQLDLQTNANYFEVNFDFTDVNQNDIQQIIKSIIEKKRYYRLQDGSYIPLEEDTFHPIGDLFRELNIAPEAVNSGKLTLPNYRSLQVEELVSRNRGVHYNKAFEKLIADIKKPSKSNYPLPKTLNADLRDYQIVGYQWLRGLSYYHFGGILADDMGLGKTLQAIAFLLAKWEENSASAQPSLVVSPASLVYNWQNEFKKFAPNLKVKVIQGSKSERENLINDIENCDVLITSYPLVRQDFDLYNEHEFSTLILDEAQAIKNHMTKTARAIKTIRKSNCFALSGTPIENSLDELWSIFDAILPGFFPNKKTFGSLSQQQISRMSRPFILRRLKKDVLKELPDKIETVHTSELTKEQKELYLGYLEKIQSEAALAMSTNGFQKNRMKILAGLTRLRQLCCHPSLFIENYEGESGKMNQLLDMVDNALENKQRILIFSQFSSMLKIIHTQLSNKGIEPFYLDGNTPSSKRVEFAERFNNGEKEIFLISLKAGGTGLNLPGADTVILYDLWWNPAVEEQATGRAHRMGQKKVVQVFRLITNGTIEEKIFSLQQKKKELIENIIHPGETMFSSLTEQEIRELLSV from the coding sequence ATGTTAAGTATCGAAATAATTAAGAACATGTTCCCAGATTCGTTTTACCGAAGAGGACTCCAATATTATCACCAATTCCGTGTTGAACAGCTATCTAATTCTGAAAAAGATGGTCATTGGACAGCAAAAGTTGCCGGAAGTAAATTATATAACGTAGAAGTAGATATCTTTGAGGATGAATTTTTCTACAACTGCACGTGCTCTGCATATGAGGAATATCAATCATGTAAGCATTGTGTAGCAGTACTATTAGAAATTGCAAATAAATTAGGAGAAAAGTCGACTGTAAATAAGCTAAAAGTGAGTGAAACAAATACACCTCTTTTTAGTGATGGTAAAGAAGAGCAACAGATAAAAAGCGAAGATTCATTAAGTCAACTTTCGACGAACTTAATTGACCTTTTTGCTGAAGATGACTTTGAATCAACTACTTCAACGATTGGGGAACCTATAAAAGTTGAATATAGCTTAAAACCTGATTATAACCAAGCTAACGGTACACTTTTTACTGTAGAGATGAAAATAGGAATTGAACGACTTTATGTTGTGAAAAACTTAAAGGAACTATTAGATTATATCGAAAATAAAAAGGAATATTATTTTTCAAAATCATTTTCCTATGATCCTTATCTTCACTCATTTCATAAGGAAGACTTAGAAATATTCCAATTATTAGCTAAGATTAATAAAAGTGAGACTTTTTTTAATTCAAGATCTGCATGGAATATATCAACGAAGCAAAAAGGGATAACGCTTCCTCCTTTATTTGCTGATGAGCTTATCTCTTTATTACATGAAAGAAATTGCAAATTACAAAATGGAGATGAGGAATTTAACCATTTTAAGTGGACGAGCGAAAAACTTCCTTTTACATTCTCTCTAATACAAGAGGAAGAAAATTACTTATTGGAATTACAAAAATCGAGCCTAGTCGAATATATGAGTAAGTATGGTTATATGCTAGTAGATAACGCTGTTTACAAGTTAAGTGACCAACAACAACAGGTCATGCACCGTATAAATAATAGTATTGATTTAGAAAGCACAACAGCTATTCCGATAAAACAAGAAGACATTGGATTATTTCTCTCACATGTTGTCCCAAGTTTAGAAATGATTTGTAATGTAGAAATGTCTCCAGAAGTGAGAAGCTCCATTACAAACCCCCCACTTGTGGCCAAGCTCTTTTTGGAGATTGATATCGTTCGTATTACTGCTAAACTCGAATATCATTATGGGGAAGACATTATTTTACCTTTTAATGAAGAAAACATTAGCAATCAAGAACAAATCTTAATTCGCGATGTGAAAAAAGAGCGTAAGATAATGAAATTAATCGAACTTTCTTCTTTTAAGTTTAATGGGGTTGACCTCTATTTAGAAGACGATGATGATATTTTTACGTTTCTTTATGATATTTTACCTAAGCTCGAAAAAATAGTTTCGGTATTTTCAACTGGGGAAGTATCCCCTTTATTAAATAGGGAGCAAATAAAGCCAGAAATTCAATTAGACCTGCAAACTAACGCAAACTACTTTGAAGTAAACTTTGACTTTACGGATGTAAACCAAAATGACATTCAACAGATTATTAAGTCAATCATTGAGAAAAAAAGATATTATCGTCTCCAAGATGGGAGCTACATACCATTAGAAGAGGATACTTTTCATCCAATCGGTGATTTATTTCGCGAACTTAACATTGCACCAGAAGCTGTTAATAGTGGGAAATTAACGTTACCGAATTATCGTAGCCTGCAAGTGGAGGAGTTAGTCTCTAGAAATAGAGGCGTCCATTATAATAAAGCTTTTGAAAAACTAATTGCAGATATAAAGAAACCAAGCAAAAGTAATTACCCTCTTCCAAAAACTTTAAATGCTGACTTACGTGACTATCAAATTGTAGGATATCAATGGTTACGTGGATTAAGTTACTACCATTTTGGAGGCATTTTAGCTGATGATATGGGGCTAGGTAAAACGTTGCAAGCGATTGCCTTTCTCTTGGCAAAATGGGAAGAAAATAGCGCAAGCGCGCAACCATCTCTTGTCGTTTCACCTGCCTCACTAGTGTACAATTGGCAAAACGAGTTTAAAAAGTTCGCCCCAAACCTTAAAGTGAAAGTTATTCAAGGAAGTAAAAGTGAACGGGAAAACTTAATTAACGACATTGAGAACTGTGATGTGTTAATTACTTCGTATCCATTAGTACGCCAAGACTTTGATCTATACAATGAGCATGAGTTTTCAACTCTTATTTTAGATGAAGCACAAGCTATTAAAAACCATATGACAAAAACAGCTAGAGCTATTAAAACGATTAGAAAAAGTAATTGTTTCGCACTAAGTGGTACACCAATTGAAAATTCATTAGATGAACTTTGGTCTATCTTTGATGCAATATTGCCAGGTTTCTTCCCGAACAAAAAAACGTTCGGCTCTCTTTCACAACAACAAATTTCCAGAATGAGTCGCCCATTTATTTTGCGCAGATTAAAGAAAGACGTTTTAAAAGAACTACCTGATAAAATTGAGACAGTACACACTTCCGAATTAACGAAAGAGCAAAAAGAATTATATCTTGGTTACTTAGAAAAAATACAAAGTGAAGCTGCCTTAGCAATGAGCACGAATGGCTTTCAAAAGAATCGCATGAAAATACTTGCTGGCTTAACTAGACTTCGTCAACTATGTTGTCACCCATCGCTTTTCATAGAAAACTATGAAGGAGAATCTGGCAAGATGAACCAACTTCTAGATATGGTTGATAATGCGTTAGAAAATAAGCAACGGATACTAATTTTTTCACAGTTTTCTAGCATGCTTAAAATAATTCATACGCAGCTAAGTAATAAAGGAATTGAACCCTTTTACTTGGATGGCAATACTCCTTCTAGTAAACGAGTCGAATTTGCCGAACGCTTTAACAATGGCGAAAAAGAAATCTTTTTAATCTCCCTAAAAGCTGGTGGAACTGGATTAAATTTACCTGGTGCAGATACAGTTATTTTGTATGATTTATGGTGGAATCCCGCTGTTGAGGAGCAAGCTACCGGAAGAGCGCATAGAATGGGGCAGAAAAAAGTTGTCCAAGTTTTTCGTTTAATTACAAACGGAACGATCGAAGAAAAAATCTTTTCGTTACAACAGAAGAAAAAGGAACTAATTGAAAACATCATTCACCCAGGTGAAACGATGTTCTCTAGCTTAACTGAACAAGAAATTCGAGAATTATTAAGTGTATAA
- a CDS encoding dipeptidase, translating to MKEYIEQHKESFLEQLKELLRIPSISALPEHKEDVQAAASWLAKSLEDIGMENIEIIQTKGHPILYADWLHAEEKPTVLIYGHYDVQPIDPLELWETPPFEPTIRDEKIYARGATDDKGQMFLYLKAIELLMKKHGTLPVNIKFCIEGEEEIASPNLPPYIDKNKEKLAADAVLISDTSLIDKGQPAICTSLRGALAMELKVRTANTDLHSGSYGGAVPNAVHSIVKILDTFHDENGKIAVQDFYEGVPTPADTIKEEVAQIPFNEVKMKQELGIEDFFGEVGYTPAEQVSIRPTLEINGLVGGFHGEGFKTVIPCESSAKISCRLVGDQKPDKVYEYIERHITKNSPIGAKVELKKLITGDPVSLDSNDPMIQKAADAYEKVYGVRPLYPKAGGSIPIVEVFYRVLNTPVVLMGFGLPNENIHAPNEHFHLENFSKGIETICEYFQTL from the coding sequence GTGAAGGAGTATATTGAACAGCATAAAGAAAGTTTTCTAGAGCAATTAAAAGAGTTACTAAGAATTCCGAGTATTTCTGCGCTACCGGAACATAAGGAAGATGTACAAGCTGCAGCAAGTTGGTTGGCAAAATCACTTGAAGACATTGGAATGGAAAATATCGAAATAATCCAAACAAAAGGTCACCCGATATTATATGCCGATTGGCTTCATGCAGAAGAAAAGCCAACTGTGTTGATTTACGGTCATTATGATGTACAGCCAATAGACCCACTTGAATTATGGGAAACACCACCTTTTGAGCCTACTATTAGGGACGAAAAAATTTATGCAAGAGGTGCGACAGATGATAAAGGACAAATGTTTCTTTATTTAAAAGCAATTGAATTATTAATGAAAAAACACGGAACTTTACCTGTAAATATTAAATTTTGCATTGAAGGTGAAGAGGAAATAGCAAGCCCTAATCTACCGCCTTATATAGATAAAAATAAAGAAAAATTAGCAGCAGACGCAGTTTTAATATCTGATACGTCACTTATCGATAAAGGTCAACCAGCTATTTGTACATCCTTACGTGGAGCGCTAGCGATGGAGTTGAAAGTTAGAACAGCAAACACTGATCTCCATTCAGGATCATATGGTGGAGCTGTCCCTAATGCTGTACATAGCATCGTAAAAATACTTGATACCTTTCATGATGAAAACGGAAAAATAGCCGTGCAAGATTTTTATGAAGGCGTTCCAACTCCGGCAGATACAATTAAAGAAGAAGTAGCTCAAATACCTTTCAATGAAGTGAAAATGAAACAAGAATTAGGTATAGAGGATTTCTTTGGTGAAGTAGGATATACACCTGCAGAACAAGTGAGCATTCGTCCAACACTTGAAATAAATGGTTTAGTTGGTGGCTTTCACGGTGAAGGTTTTAAGACGGTTATTCCATGTGAATCAAGTGCTAAAATTTCCTGTAGATTAGTAGGAGATCAAAAGCCAGATAAGGTTTATGAGTATATTGAAAGACACATTACAAAAAATTCACCAATAGGTGCAAAAGTAGAGCTTAAGAAACTAATTACTGGAGACCCTGTTTCTTTAGACTCTAATGACCCAATGATTCAAAAAGCAGCGGATGCATATGAGAAAGTGTATGGTGTAAGGCCGCTATATCCTAAAGCAGGTGGCTCTATACCGATTGTGGAAGTATTTTATAGAGTATTAAACACGCCAGTAGTGTTAATGGGATTCGGCTTACCTAATGAGAATATACACGCTCCAAATGAGCACTTCCATTTAGAGAACTTTTCAAAAGGTATAGAAACAATTTGTGAGTATTTCCAAACATTATAA
- a CDS encoding DEAD/DEAH box helicase gives MNNKFTDFNLSEEIVKALASLRYEEATEVQAKVIPSALLKKDLVVKSQTGSGKTASFGIPICELVKWEENKPQAIILTPTRELAVQVQEDISNIGRFKRIKATALYGKSPFAKQKLELKQKTHVVVGTPGRVLDHIEKGTLHVDHLDFLVLDEADEMLNMGFIEQVEAIIQKLPKDRVTLTFSATLPEDVENLCYKYMQKPTNIEIKATGITTENIEHVLIKVNEEDKLNILQDVTTVENPESCIIFCRTQEKVDTLVDQLDELHYPVDKIHGGMVQEDRFDVMNDFKRGEFRYLVATDVAARGIDIENISHVINFDIPLEKESYVHRTGRTGRAGNAGKAITFATPREDKYIKEIEGYIGFEIPEEMPPAKDEVFKLREEFERKLNEKPEIKEDKSSNLNKGIMKLYFNGGKKKKIRAVDFVGTIAKIEGISAADIGIITIQENHSYVEILNGKGPLVLKTMKKTTIKGKQLKVHEAKK, from the coding sequence ATGAATAATAAGTTTACGGATTTTAATTTAAGTGAAGAAATAGTCAAAGCGCTAGCAAGTTTGCGTTACGAAGAGGCAACAGAAGTACAAGCGAAAGTAATTCCTAGCGCTTTATTAAAGAAAGACCTTGTCGTAAAATCACAAACTGGAAGTGGAAAAACTGCATCATTTGGTATTCCAATTTGTGAGTTAGTAAAGTGGGAAGAAAATAAGCCCCAAGCAATAATATTAACACCGACAAGAGAACTTGCTGTCCAAGTACAGGAAGATATTTCAAATATCGGAAGATTTAAACGTATAAAAGCTACTGCCCTCTATGGGAAAAGTCCGTTTGCAAAACAAAAATTAGAGTTGAAACAGAAGACCCATGTTGTTGTAGGTACTCCTGGGCGAGTACTAGACCACATTGAAAAAGGAACATTACACGTAGACCACTTGGACTTTCTTGTCTTAGATGAAGCGGACGAGATGCTTAATATGGGATTCATTGAACAAGTGGAAGCAATCATTCAAAAGTTACCTAAAGATAGAGTGACGCTTACTTTTTCAGCAACATTGCCAGAGGATGTTGAGAACCTTTGCTATAAGTATATGCAAAAGCCAACTAATATCGAAATTAAAGCAACTGGTATTACTACCGAGAATATTGAGCACGTTTTAATTAAAGTGAATGAAGAGGATAAACTGAACATTCTTCAAGATGTTACAACGGTCGAAAATCCAGAAAGTTGTATTATTTTTTGCCGAACGCAAGAAAAAGTAGACACGTTGGTTGATCAACTAGATGAGTTGCATTATCCTGTCGATAAAATCCATGGTGGGATGGTACAAGAAGATCGCTTTGACGTAATGAATGATTTTAAAAGAGGAGAATTCCGATATTTAGTTGCTACAGATGTTGCGGCAAGAGGAATTGATATAGAAAATATTTCTCATGTCATTAATTTTGATATCCCACTTGAAAAAGAAAGCTATGTTCATCGTACAGGACGAACTGGTCGTGCTGGTAATGCCGGTAAAGCAATCACGTTTGCTACACCTAGAGAAGATAAGTATATAAAAGAGATTGAGGGATATATTGGCTTTGAAATCCCTGAGGAAATGCCTCCCGCAAAAGATGAAGTGTTTAAATTAAGAGAAGAATTCGAAAGAAAACTAAATGAAAAGCCTGAAATAAAAGAAGACAAAAGTAGTAATCTAAATAAAGGAATTATGAAACTTTATTTCAATGGAGGTAAAAAGAAAAAAATAAGAGCGGTAGATTTTGTAGGCACAATTGCCAAAATTGAAGGTATATCAGCAGCTGATATCGGAATCATTACAATTCAAGAAAACCATTCCTATGTGGAAATATTAAATGGTAAAGGTCCGCTTGTGTTAAAAACTATGAAAAAGACGACGATTAAGGGAAAACAATTAAAGGTTCATGAAGCTAAAAAATAA
- a CDS encoding manganese-dependent inorganic pyrophosphatase has product MEKIFIFGHKNPDTDTICSAIAYADLKKELGMNVEPIRLGEVNGETQYALDTFNFEQPRLVEEVSKEVKEVILVDHNERQQSANDIENVKVLEVIDHHRIANFETSDPLYYRCEPVGCTATILNKMYKENGVTIKKEIAGLMLSAIISDSLLFKSPTCTEQDVAAAHELAEIAGVDAESYGLDMLKAGADLSDKTIEQLLTLDAKDFSIGNYKVEVGQVNTVDTNDILSKQGEFEAAISSRIDERGLDLFLFVVTDILNNDSVALALGNQAEGVERAFNVKLENNTALLKGVVSRKKQVVPYLTEALTK; this is encoded by the coding sequence ATGGAGAAGATATTTATCTTCGGGCATAAAAACCCAGATACGGATACAATTTGTTCAGCAATTGCCTATGCGGACTTAAAGAAGGAACTAGGTATGAACGTTGAACCTATTCGCTTAGGAGAAGTAAATGGAGAAACACAATATGCATTAGATACATTTAATTTTGAGCAGCCGCGTTTAGTGGAAGAAGTTTCAAAAGAAGTTAAAGAAGTAATTTTAGTTGATCATAATGAACGTCAGCAAAGTGCCAATGATATTGAAAATGTAAAAGTTTTAGAAGTAATTGATCATCACCGTATTGCTAACTTTGAAACGAGTGATCCTCTTTACTACCGTTGTGAGCCAGTAGGTTGTACAGCAACAATATTAAATAAAATGTATAAAGAAAATGGCGTAACAATTAAAAAAGAGATTGCAGGATTAATGCTATCAGCGATTATTTCCGACTCACTTTTGTTTAAATCACCTACATGTACAGAGCAAGACGTTGCTGCTGCACATGAACTAGCTGAAATTGCTGGTGTGGATGCTGAAAGTTATGGACTTGATATGCTCAAAGCTGGAGCGGATTTAAGTGATAAAACAATCGAACAGCTGCTTACACTTGATGCAAAAGACTTCTCGATTGGGAATTACAAAGTAGAAGTAGGCCAAGTTAATACAGTTGATACAAATGATATACTATCAAAGCAGGGTGAGTTCGAAGCGGCTATTAGTTCTCGCATCGATGAAAGAGGCTTAGATTTATTCTTATTCGTTGTGACTGACATCTTAAACAATGATTCTGTAGCACTTGCTTTAGGCAATCAAGCTGAAGGCGTTGAACGAGCATTTAACGTAAAGCTTGAAAATAATACGGCTTTATTAAAAGGCGTCGTTTCACGAAAAAAACAAGTAGTTCCTTATTTAACAGAGGCTTTAACAAAATAG
- a CDS encoding YjiH family protein, with protein MSTNVSSVSKGSQPATRNALHVVKFFCLSAIGIFMFFIPITINEKSSIPLDHLVTYVKTSLPTVVPYYALLVIILGAIYPFVTKTWNKDKVTITFSMFKVLGLLSSILILFELGPAWLMAAGMGPFLFEKLVIPVGILVPIGAIFLALLVGYGLLELLGVILQPVMRPIWKTPGRSAIDAVASFVGSYSIGLLITNRVFKEGKYTVKEATIIATGFSTVSATFMIVVAKTLGLMEHWNAYFWSTLAITFIVTAITVRIWPLNKVSEEYINGGKGQPEEVIKEKRFARAWESAMEAVKNTPKLHKNIWINLKDGFIMTMSILPSIMSIGLLGLVIAEYTPIFDIIGYIFYPFTAFLPEPMLAAKAAAVEIAEMFLPALLVANASMVTKYVIGVVSVSAILFFSALIPCILSTDIPVSIPKLLVIWVERTILTLIIATPIAYWLF; from the coding sequence ATGAGCACAAACGTTTCAAGTGTTTCAAAAGGCTCTCAGCCTGCTACTCGTAATGCACTGCATGTAGTAAAGTTTTTCTGTTTAAGTGCAATCGGTATTTTTATGTTTTTTATTCCTATTACTATTAACGAAAAGTCTTCTATTCCACTTGATCATCTTGTCACATACGTAAAAACTTCCCTTCCCACTGTGGTCCCATATTATGCTTTACTTGTAATTATCTTAGGTGCAATTTATCCATTTGTAACGAAAACATGGAATAAAGACAAAGTAACAATTACTTTCTCAATGTTTAAAGTGTTAGGGTTACTTTCTTCTATTCTAATTTTATTTGAATTAGGACCTGCATGGTTAATGGCGGCTGGAATGGGACCATTTTTATTCGAAAAACTCGTTATTCCTGTTGGAATATTAGTTCCAATTGGTGCTATTTTCTTAGCGTTATTGGTAGGATATGGTTTACTAGAGTTGTTAGGAGTTATTTTACAACCAGTCATGCGTCCAATTTGGAAGACACCAGGAAGGTCAGCAATTGATGCAGTTGCTTCCTTTGTAGGAAGTTATTCGATTGGACTATTAATTACAAATCGTGTGTTTAAGGAAGGCAAGTATACAGTAAAAGAAGCGACGATTATTGCAACAGGTTTTTCAACGGTATCGGCGACTTTTATGATTGTTGTAGCAAAAACTTTAGGATTAATGGAGCACTGGAATGCCTACTTCTGGAGTACGCTAGCAATAACTTTTATCGTTACGGCAATTACAGTTCGAATTTGGCCATTAAATAAAGTTAGCGAAGAGTATATAAACGGCGGAAAAGGTCAACCGGAAGAGGTTATTAAAGAAAAACGTTTTGCGCGAGCGTGGGAAAGTGCAATGGAAGCAGTGAAAAATACACCAAAGCTCCATAAAAATATATGGATAAATTTAAAAGATGGCTTTATTATGACAATGAGTATTTTACCATCTATTATGTCAATTGGATTATTAGGTTTAGTAATTGCAGAATACACACCAATTTTTGATATTATAGGTTATATTTTCTACCCGTTTACTGCATTTTTACCTGAACCAATGCTTGCTGCTAAAGCTGCTGCTGTTGAAATTGCCGAGATGTTCTTACCAGCGTTATTAGTTGCTAATGCTTCAATGGTAACGAAATATGTCATAGGTGTAGTTTCGGTATCAGCAATCTTGTTCTTCTCAGCATTAATTCCTTGTATTTTATCTACAGACATTCCTGTTAGTATTCCTAAGTTACTAGTGATTTGGGTAGAAAGGACTATTTTAACGCTAATTATAGCAACACCAATTGCATATTGGTTATTTTAG
- a CDS encoding sensor domain-containing protein, giving the protein MLKLLLNSSSQEGDSILYGKELKNHLKQQLGSFFDVFHNYPDYIFVIDALGDIIDINKLFPGFEKEEIIGQSFFQFIGKDNQHFGKVKFQQVLLGQTKELGIHIPFPSGEIKYLHVTAVPLLIDGSISGIYGIAKDMTIEMNLKKELDYQKEEYKSFFEYHPDAIYKIDLNGNFMSANPASAKLTGYSTEELIGKPFRPLIYQEDLTKTEDNFIKAINGIPQNYTVHIIHKSGELLKVNITNIPMLVEGKINGVYGIAKDITENEALEIKTRHMAFHDFLTNLPNRWHLETFFTNLVSNSSQDELFALLFIDVDRFKDINDTFGHHAGDELIIKVANSLTKLFPKQFIARIGGDEFIIIFENTTKRAVENEAARIINNRSNEFEIEEQKINITYSVGIHLFTHLQGNLNDAIKKASAAMNYSKRLGKNRFHFYSEELNELINNKFLLEMKLREAIRKQKFMIYYQPKVDLHSNEIIGAEALLRWWDDEYGFIPPSEFIPIAEEVNLMDDIGKFVLESSCQQLSKWLNLGLKPIIMCVNLSPCQFLQEDLIEEVQQTLKSTNIPNHLLSLEITEGIAIKFLSQTIEKLTLLKQLGVKIALDDFGTGYSSLNYLKQLPLSILKIDRSFILDIETNIQDQAITRAIITIARSLGLTVVAEGVETEGQSLFLKEEGCNEAQGFYYSKPIPADEMEKLLREGLKES; this is encoded by the coding sequence TTGCTAAAACTACTTTTAAATAGCTCCTCGCAAGAAGGTGATAGTATTTTATACGGTAAGGAACTTAAAAATCATTTAAAACAGCAATTAGGTAGTTTTTTTGATGTCTTTCATAATTATCCTGATTATATTTTTGTTATTGATGCTCTAGGTGACATAATCGACATAAATAAACTATTTCCCGGGTTTGAAAAGGAAGAAATTATTGGTCAATCCTTTTTTCAATTTATCGGCAAAGACAATCAACATTTTGGTAAAGTTAAATTTCAACAAGTTCTTTTAGGCCAAACAAAAGAATTAGGCATTCACATTCCTTTCCCAAGTGGTGAAATTAAATATTTACATGTTACAGCTGTACCTTTACTTATCGACGGGAGTATTTCAGGAATATACGGTATTGCTAAAGATATGACGATTGAGATGAACTTAAAAAAGGAGTTAGATTACCAGAAGGAAGAATATAAATCTTTTTTTGAATATCACCCTGATGCAATTTATAAAATTGATTTAAATGGCAACTTTATGTCAGCAAATCCAGCCTCAGCCAAGTTGACTGGATATAGTACGGAAGAACTTATCGGTAAGCCTTTCAGACCTTTAATTTACCAAGAAGATTTAACTAAAACAGAAGATAACTTTATTAAAGCAATAAATGGAATCCCACAAAATTACACGGTCCATATCATCCATAAAAGTGGCGAACTATTAAAAGTTAATATTACAAATATTCCTATGTTAGTTGAAGGTAAAATAAATGGCGTTTACGGAATTGCAAAAGACATTACGGAAAATGAAGCACTTGAAATAAAAACTAGACATATGGCATTTCACGACTTTTTAACAAATTTACCTAACAGGTGGCATTTAGAAACCTTTTTTACTAATTTAGTAAGTAATAGTAGTCAAGATGAGCTTTTTGCTTTGTTATTCATTGATGTTGATCGCTTTAAAGACATTAACGATACATTTGGTCATCATGCTGGCGATGAGTTAATAATAAAAGTTGCAAATTCATTAACAAAGCTCTTTCCTAAGCAATTTATAGCAAGAATTGGTGGAGACGAGTTTATTATTATTTTTGAAAATACTACTAAACGCGCTGTTGAAAATGAGGCAGCACGAATCATTAACAATAGGTCCAATGAGTTTGAAATTGAAGAACAGAAAATTAATATCACCTATAGTGTTGGTATTCACCTTTTTACTCACTTACAAGGAAACTTAAATGATGCAATAAAAAAAGCTAGTGCAGCAATGAACTACTCAAAAAGGTTAGGTAAAAATAGATTTCATTTTTATTCTGAAGAGTTAAACGAGTTAATTAACAACAAATTTCTTTTAGAAATGAAACTACGAGAGGCAATTAGAAAACAAAAGTTCATGATCTATTATCAGCCGAAAGTGGACCTGCACTCTAATGAAATTATAGGTGCCGAAGCATTGCTACGTTGGTGGGATGATGAGTACGGATTTATTCCCCCGTCCGAATTTATTCCAATAGCTGAGGAAGTTAATTTAATGGATGATATCGGTAAATTCGTTTTAGAGTCATCATGTCAACAATTAAGTAAGTGGTTAAACCTAGGGTTAAAACCTATTATTATGTGCGTTAACCTTTCCCCTTGTCAATTTTTACAAGAGGATTTAATCGAGGAAGTACAACAAACATTAAAATCAACGAATATACCTAACCATCTTCTAAGCTTAGAAATAACAGAGGGAATAGCAATAAAGTTTCTATCGCAAACCATCGAAAAATTAACTTTATTAAAACAGTTAGGTGTTAAAATTGCGCTTGATGACTTTGGAACTGGTTACTCTTCATTAAATTATTTAAAACAACTTCCATTATCTATATTGAAAATAGACCGTTCTTTCATTCTTGATATAGAAACTAACATTCAAGATCAAGCAATCACGCGAGCTATTATTACAATTGCAAGAAGTTTAGGGTTAACGGTAGTTGCTGAAGGAGTGGAGACCGAGGGGCAATCCCTCTTTCTAAAAGAAGAAGGCTGCAATGAGGCACAAGGGTTTTATTATAGTAAACCTATACCAGCAGACGAAATGGAGAAATTATTAAGAGAAGGGTTGAAGGAAAGCTAA